From the genome of Syngnathoides biaculeatus isolate LvHL_M chromosome 15, ASM1980259v1, whole genome shotgun sequence:
gattttatgtTGCTATCGCTCCCTCTGAAAATGATACTAAACTTCCACCGCTTCCTGATTATCATGATGTTGACATGCCCCGTGATTGCATTGCCCTTCTGTTCTACTGATACTTTTTGTgtgatattacttttttagaaatgttttgctgtttttgagttgtctagTACTGTCCTGGAGGTTTAAAGCTTACGggtgttctgaatcatgagGCTACGCACTTGTTAATAGGTATGATTGGACGATTAGAgagggttttatgttttccatatttcttgaagCGTTACTTTGGGAATTTtcgtgattgtttttgtgatctattttatagatcaagagagggaatgaagactattttacttttattgcactttcattatttgcttaaatatgaccttatacatttaatcaacaaataaagtgttgcccatttgctaatgagacaaggatgtgttgtggaggccgtggttgtccttgatctttgtacgcagaaaaccggctggcgctgtcctcctctcccaggcattgccgtggagacaaacaacaccagataaggagcacaaagttaccatcccggcccaggatgcAGGGCGCAGCCACTTTTACGATATAAAACCTTGTGTTATTgggcttttgtcttcttctttggctatcctgccagaagacacacgtctcgtgtgcggcagatacctatataagacccggacgtttgtactgcacattcctttgtaataaatccatttgctgttaactttttctcatcattggtcatatcttcctcgccgcgtgaacacgcgtagggtccaaactcgcaaatccctacactaccctcacctatgggcatgagctgtgagttgtgaccaaaagaagaagatctggGATACAaccggccgaaatgagtttcctccgcagcatgtccgggctctcccttatagatgcttggtcatccaggaggggctcagtgtcgagccgttaCTTCtctacattgagaggagccagctgGGGAATCTAATTCGGATGCATCCTGGACGGCtacctggtgaagtgttcctggcatgtcccaccggaaaaagacccagaggacgacccaggacacgctggagagaatatgtctcccggctggcttgggaacgtcttgggatccctccggaagagctggaagaagtggctggggaaagggaagtcaggaaatatatatatgaagctacttcccccgtgacccgacccagaaaagcggtagataatggatggatggaaaaatttgTACATAAAACGTTTGTACATAATGCAGtgtatcctctacattacacatccttggccaagacttcaaaagaagcatctcgttcatttctaatctaaaacatatccatcgtagctacttTTGGTCCATCATTGTCAaagtcatcattgatgactaAATACAGTTCCAGTGcctcttgcattgcatcatgaacatcacATTTTGCTCCCaccgcatgtcatcctctgtggcATGCAtagcatttgtgaggaaacacttttttaatcccaagagtttgggttgcgcagcgcagcctctcctCCTCCATTCGGCTCCAATCCAGTGTGCGGTctcctgcttttgtttttgtactcaTTACGCCCTTACTATTTAatttgagctcatgttgttttgataacGACCAGAAGCCATGGAGCTCTCATTTTGACTGACGCGCTGCTTCCGAGTTGCTTGTGtcagtgatgacacatttcttttaaaagcggccgCACAACTAGtcattgtagtcgacatttttttgtcttagtttaagttaaaaccaaactcacgggcagtcgttctGATCTTTAGTGGaggagcaacaaatatgctacgctaacgattgtaaaatgcaaagctcccCAAGGAGGTCATAGAACTCAGGTTGGTAGTGTACATTACCGTAATATGTATAAATGTGttacataagacatcgaatatcctATCGAAATGTATacgtataccttttttttacctctctatgtacctgtatacgactatacaatatgattgtatttattttatttttcatccatacctaaatataatgtgctctattaactttttgaaaatatttttgtcaaaaattgtgcattattttcaattAGCACATAGCCCAGTTTGTCCTTGGCTGTGctctttgtgaaaaataaaataaaataaagttttgcCTAAATGAACAGAGGGTCAGCCAGAGCAGAGTGGAAGAGATTTCTGTTATGTTCACCCCGAGGCATTTAtatctttgaaaataaataaataaaacaacaataacacaagATCCAATACGTACTGGCCTCCACTCATGCCACAAATGTACCCAATTAGCTTGAAGTCTTCTGAAATAAAAGAATGGCAGCTCTCAATGCTTCTTGTGATGGGAATGGGCTTTTACTCATAGAATACCACAAAAtgttctgtgatttttttttttatttaaaatgaaaaagataaaatattcaGGTgaatatttactttattttccaCTTTATTGTTTCCCTTGACAAAATAGAAAAGAGGATATTGCATTAAATATGAATCAAAATAGACAATAAATGCAGTTTGTTGAGACAAAGCGCTTCAGTTTAGATGTAAAAGGACAGATGCAGTTGTTCCTTCTAAAGTTGATCAGGTGTGATTACAATCCAACCAGAGACTGAGTTACACACTCTTTCATCGCAGGTCTTCATCAGTACACCTTTATCACCATGAGCAGGACCATCTGATTCATGGACACTCTTACCATACAGACACCCTTCACAAATGCTCTACACACTACAGATCGACAACAGGATGATAATATTGTTTAAATCTCAGATGTCATGAACAACATTTGAAAGTTAAACAAAATAATCAACCTGTACATTTACATAAACATTTCTACAGACAGCATATTGCAAAATTCTTCACAAGCTCTCTATAATCAACCCAAAGCTGTGTCAACTGATATTTTGTTTTAAGGCAGCGAGGCTCAGAAAGGGACCTGTTTCAAAGGCAAGGCAACACAAGAAACATGGAATGAACATTGAATTAGTTTCTGCAGATAACTCAATGAGTTGTTGAGACTTGTCTTGTTGCAAGCAATTTCTCCAATTGCTCTAATTGCATCGTGTAATTTTCCACGGACCTCCAATTTTCCCCCCACACTTTGGCCCATAAATTCACATTAAAAAGAGATATAACTATTTTGAGCCCTTTATCGTGAAAACTGAAACAcccagaatatttaaaaaagcagGATAAATTCCCATATTTCCATCCAAAggttttttgagtgagaaaagtgaacaatcaaagcagcatGTGTTTTCTTGATACATCTTATGAAACATTATTGTGTAGGAGGCAGGGTGTGGTGCTGGAATGCAACAGATGTCCACACAGGTTCCCTAATTTATGATGGCATCACGTAGTATTAACTGTATATTCCACAAACAATATAAgtacatatttacagtacatgtcaaacatggtggagtCAAAGAGCCAAAGTCAAAATTTCTGGAACAGTTTTTATGATGAGACAATGATGGTctcaaaattaaagttaaaatgtcaagaaaaactTCAGATCATTGACAATCTATATTGTATTGAATACAGTATAACTCCATGCCCCCTTCAAATAGACTGTACATAGGTTGAatcttttaaaaactaaaacattttGTTGAGATCAAATTGAAGCAGTTGTGTGTTTATAAATGATACATGGTCTAGTTATTCTTCTAGTTCTTCTTTTTTATCCCCTTTGACACATACAGTATGAGCAACAAGTGTGGATCCCAGCAAAATGCACTCAGGTCATCAGTTAAATGCCAGTGTAAATGCACCAGGCATTTTAATAGGAATGAGAGATCATAATCTTTTTGGTAAAACTCATGTTACAACATGACTTCAGACTGTTGAGCACCTTAAGTTGTAAGGCAAGAATGttaaatcatttcatttaaaacaaacagtCAGGGTCCTTGCTTCTTAATGTTTGCTCCtgcacgtttaaaaaaaaaaacaaaaaaaaaaaaacaagatcaatTAGATTTGAATGTTGCACTATATTAATTTGTATGGAGGTTAAAAAGGagtttctgactttttttttttacattgctttcAATTGACGCTTGTCCCCATTGTAGGTTTGAAGGATTAAATGGAGTTTTACTGCATTGTGTCAATTTACTGAGTTCAACTACACTTGTAGAAAttgtataaatataaattaaaccAGATGAAATAAAAGTTAAGTTGCCGCTTTGCTAAGAATCGGTTGAGCTTATAAGCTAAGTGAGCATGCATGAAGTTACACTTCTGAAGAGACGGAATAAAGCAGTTATTCCGGATGCATAGGTTTATGAGAAGATGGAAGACATAAATATAGTGTAGGGAGTTTCTgtccaaaaaaaagtctttagaAATTGACCCAGAAATAGTAACGGGGATGGGTTGTTCAGATGTGGTTGTGATTTTGGGTCTGGACTGTTCCTTTGTAAACTCAAACTTTGAATGTGGCAGTTAATGGGAAAACACAGGGGAAATATTATAGTGACCTAATTTGACCAACCAGTGCACTtcatctttttaatttgccATAACGACCTTTTTAGTTTGCCCTGGTCAAAAACTCATTGTTTACTCTACTGGAAAATCTGCATGTGCTGCTTGAAGCATTGACAGTCTCGATTATCACATATATTGCTGGGATAAAGGCTTTTGGCcccttgtcactttttttttttcaatttccccattcctatttttaagatcattttccatccatccattttcagtactgcatatcctcactcgggttgcgTACATAAAGAAATATAATTATCAGACATGGATAACCCATGTAAAAtcgatattttatttattagaggagaagaaaaacaattcaatgCAACTTCACCTTGTGTGAAGAAGTAATTGCCTCCAAAACTTAATAACTGGTTGGGTGGGCCAATCTCAGCAGCAGTaactgaaatcaaacattttctgtaactGGCAATCATTCTTTGACATCTGTATGTATTTGGGGGGCCCACTTCCTTGCAAAATTGTTTCAATTCAATAGTGGAGGGGTTTTGACTATGAACAGCCTTTTTTAAGATGATTCAAGATTAAAGTCCGGACTTCGACTCGGCAATTCTAAAAccttctttgtgtgtttgtgtgtatttgcagaaaaagacaaacctttatgttctttttggtcacCAGTGGGTGTCCCCTTGGAACTCTGCCTTGATGAATCCTTATTGTTTAGTCATGAAAACTCTGACCTGAACCGAGGCAAGGAGGCCTGCTGTTCGTTAGACGTtgtccctgttttttttcttttacctcgTGGATGAATCATTTTTGTGCTCTAGGAGTACCTTTCGTATGGCGGCAACACCCGAGAAGGATTTGCTTGAGTCATAAAGCTTTGGAAATAGATTTCTAACCCTTCCCAGACAGATAGATGTGAAATATGTTATTTCTCATTTGTTCTTGGATTTGTTTGAATTGTGGtattttgttgcatgtttttgatatCTTTGGGGAGACTTAATTCTGGTAGACAAGTTCGATTACATGATTTCTAGATTGAACCATTCTTTAGTTCGTCAGGCTTGGATCTggccaatgaaaacaaaaatcagctTTCCTAAAAATGGGATTAGCCACATTTAATTCATAATTTAAGTGGAGGATCAAATACTTTTTCGCAAAGGGCAAAGTAGCTTTGAAGAGATTTATTTTCCTTAGTAAATTAACTTATTAAGTTCGCCTTTAGTTagatttgtctgatatttaaatttgtttgatgcttttcaaCATTGTAATGGGGAAACTCTAGCTaaatacaataatataataataagcTAAATCCAAATTTGAGAAGGGGACAAACACTTTTTTCACAGTCATGTATGAAGTAAGTGGTCATGCAGATGAGAGAGGGCGACAAAACTATGTGTGAAATTATTACTTTGGAAGATGGCTGGGAAACATTTAAAGACCCATGCAACCTCCTTAATGCACACTACCAATATAGTAAGTTGTTATTGCTCTCATTCTTCAATTTCAGGAATCAACAGAAGTGTTAGCAGCATAGAACAGGTTTTGCCATTGGTAAAACTAAACATTGAAGTTTATTCAGTCACTTACTTATTCATCTTGTCTCACGTGCACAAGGAAAAACCAAGGTTGTCTTGAAGAGCATGAAAAGCAGGATACCATAATTGCTCTTTTTTACCAGTCCTGGATTTTTTCTACCGTTTTCCATAGCTTTGTTCCAGCCACTGCCTCACATCCTTCAGATTGTAAAAAAATGGCCCCTTGCCACCCAGATAGCTAACTTTTCTGTGTTGCACTATACACACACGTTCATTTGACACACCATAAGCCACATTAGCATTGTTGTCCATACAGTCAGCTACCAGCTGACACTGTGGTGGGAGAGAAAAGTGATCAATTAGTTGGCGCGCCGCGCCCAGCCTTTCTTCTAAACTCTGATGCTTCCGTACGTTAAAAGAGCAAGAGCCCATAGGCGGGGCCACCCAACCGTCAGATGGATGAGCCTCATCAATGTACACCAGCAGAAAGTCAGCAACATCGTTGAAGTCTTCCACCAGCCTCCGGAAAGATGGCAAGTGGCTGATAAAGGGGGGTCATGTGACCGAGCCAAAGTTGACCACCAGGGGGCGATCTGATGACTCAAAATCCAGGAGTCGGCATTCATCTCGATTTCGGACCCTTGTAGCTTGTGGTTCATTAGGAATAGTCTGAACCATGTTGCTCGACTGAGGACTACTCGACACCTTCACAACTTTGGAGTTAGGTGCCTCACAGCCGACTTTAacctaagaaaaaaacaaagaagggtTGACATTTACCTATGGTGAAAAAAGTTGAACAAAGCTGTCattcactttttaaattcaaaattttgataAACATGACTGCTTATTTTAAGtgatgtaaatgtattttatccACTCCAATTAAATGTGCATAAAACTGAAGGATTTCCTTGAAGTCATTGACAGTGTAGTAGTACAAAACCAATTCcattgaagttgggatgttgtgttaaataacAACAGAATACATCCATCTATTCGTCAATCcgtttcctgagccgcttatccttatgagggttgcggaagtgctggagccaatcccagctgtcaatgggcaggaggcaggttacaccatgaactggttgccagccaattgcaggactcataaagacagacaacagtcacactcacaatcatacctaaaggcaatttagagtcttcaatgaatgcatgttttggggatgtgggaggaaaccggagtgttcatgtttggtaacacaaatgtgcttgcaatatctcaaggtTCTCATTTATGATCTCACAATTTTAAATCTTAGTACTGATTTTAACAAGACTCATGGACAATCACACACGTGAGTTAcctacataaaatgatgtggcgggctggatctggcacCTGGGCCTTGAGCTTAACACCTGTGGTTTAAAGTCAATTatgtctttaaaaatgtatctgtCAAATAttataatactatatatatatattatactattATATTACTAGTATTACTATTATACCTCAGTACTTAGTACTTTGTACTAATTGTAGGAGGTAGGGAGAATGTCGAGTGAAAAGCTGCAGATAATTGACAGGCATTAAAATTGCATtgaaaaaattatctttttttttttttaacccattgtTCCTTGATACTACTCAGGATAAAACCACCAGCAAGGGTTTTTGGGGTTTATtgaaaagattttgaaaaataaactatACTGCATGAATCTTTATTAAATCAAagctaaaatattaaatgtgtaacattatttttgtgaatgtCTGGGTGCGtgtgtggggtgtgtgtgtgcgtgccagATCCTGAGAGCTTTGTCAATATCATGTATTAGCCTACTTTTAGTGGTGGTACATGTTGTACTGTGACGCTCCATTTTGACCTCTTGATCTCTTGAATGTGATTCTGTTATTTGAGGTATAGATTAACAGTCAGTGGCTCGATTAGCTGTGGAGGGTTTATATCTTTggtcaaatatttacaattggAAAACATCACGTCACTGTCTACTTTAAAAGGTGTCTTGTTTCATGAAAACCAGAATGACTTCACCTAAACTCCTTCTGGTGCtacaaagtaaatctttttcATTGAAACAGACATACATCgttacaggttaaaaaaaaaacaaacaaaaaaaacatttggtttcAAAATTGTCACGTCTTTTCTCACTGGCACTTTCCTAACTTCACTTCAATGCAGCCAGATAGGACACAGTTGTTCTCGGTTAGCCTGACATGTTATTTGTAGTTCTGCTGAACGACAATGAAATATGATTACAGGGCCATGTTTCCTGACACGTGCAGCTGAGTGGATCATGCAATAGTCACCATGTGATTCGactgaataaatgaaaacatttaccTTAAAGTTGGTGACATTAGTGGTTTGTATACTTCACATACAAGAACGTTGCgtaaaggggggtggggggcggggggctccAACAAAAGTCAATTGAGATCCCAGATTTAAATTACACGCAAATATGCATCCTTTAACGTTTCATTGCACGGAACAGCAGTGAGTATTTTAATGAATCGCCGTCGCTGGCTTACCTTTTTGTAGGCGTCCAGCAAGAAACTATTCCAGATGGAGCGGAGCCCCGCCGTAGTCAACATGCGGCGCCACTCTCCCGAGCCGGCGGCGGACCTGGAGCAACTCAAAAGCGAAACCATGCGCTTCACGAGCACCATGGAGTCGTACAGCGCCAGGAAAAGACAGTTTGAAAAGAAACCAGGTAAGATTTGGAGAGTCACTAGCAGATCTTCGCTGGCCATCCTCATTTTGTGTCTTTCCACGAGATCGCTCGCAGGCTGCTAAAAGTTGCCCGTCATTGCGAGACACATGAACGCGCTGTGGTGCAGCTCAGTCACATGCTTTCCGTACAGCCGAGAGCAGGCGTACAACCTCATGCGCAGGACAGGTGAGTACTGGCCACTAACCCATCACTCGATTGCACTAATTCActcgttctctctctcgctatctCTCTCACCTCCCTCACtcacgctctctctctttcgccCCCCCGCTCGCTCTCTCAAAGAGCGAGCGAAACAAGCAAATACACATGTCCGGTTCTAAGTATGCATACTTGAGGGGGCATGCTGGATTGTTACAGGGCAATCATGTGACAGCATAtttccatttaattttattattattgttattatgatggcggcacagtggtgtaTCTGGAaagcggaaaatggatggatgaatggatgttatgATCCTAACTCTACAATTGCTATACAGCATCTTTCATTGCTTTACTCTTTTCACTCGAATAACCATAGGCGTAACTAACAGATTGCTGTTTATGTTTTCTGCAATTTTAACATCCAGcaccttttgctttttttcccccccattcaaacatttaataaaataatgtaaaataatgaaatctCAGTTGTAGTTCTGGCTACATCTGATCTATTTTATCACTGGTTATCATGTTTACCTGTTTTGTTATTCTGCAGAGATTCTAGAGTTTAATTCTGACACAGTATCTTAGAGGATGCATTGTTTTACCTTGCACGTGATTATTGTCACATTAACCAACTTGTTTCACTTGGGTGATCTGCCAAGATCAAATTTGAGAAAAACACGGTTGATTATCTAAAAGAGGAAATCAATTGCTCATTCATTATTCAGTGTAATGTTTAATTTTCTTGTGTAATCATAATTGCTCTTTAACTAAACAAATGTATATTGTATCTACACACTTATTTGCTAGAACTGTCAGGTGGCTGTCCGCCTAAAAATTGCAGCCATTCTG
Proteins encoded in this window:
- the dio2 gene encoding type II iodothyronine deiodinase yields the protein MRMASEDLLVTLQILPGFFSNCLFLALYDSMVLVKRMVSLLSCSRSAAGSGEWRRMLTTAGLRSIWNSFLLDAYKKVKVGCEAPNSKVVKVSSSPQSSNMVQTIPNEPQATRVRNRDECRLLDFESSDRPLVVNFGSVTUPPFISHLPSFRRLVEDFNDVADFLLVYIDEAHPSDGWVAPPMGSCSFNVRKHQSLEERLGAARQLIDHFSLPPQCQLVADCMDNNANVAYGVSNERVCIVQHRKVSYLGGKGPFFYNLKDVRQWLEQSYGKR